From the Sulfuriferula nivalis genome, the window TTACTAAAAAACTTACCACTGGGGCCGCAACATTTACGCCCCCAGCATTGTTTCAATTTATAACTGCTTCATCACATTTGCGAAAAACCAGGTATCCAGTCAGTACCAGCTAATGGCAATCTTGCCATAGCTGCCGCTTCGATAGTCATCGCTGCCAGATCCTCACGCTCCAGATGATGCACGTTCTGCTTGCCGCAGGCGCGCGCCAGTGTAGTCAGTTCCATGTTCAGCGTTTTCAGGTAATTCTTCAACCGCTTCGCTCCCAGATCGGGCATCAGGCGTTGCGCCAATTGCTCGTCCTGAGTGGTGATGCCGACTGGACATCGCCCAGTGTGACAGTGGTGGCAATAACCCGCCGCCGTACCTAACTGCTCATAATCATTGCAGGCACTATGCACCACGCCGTCCAGCGTATAGGCGTCGTGATTGCAACCCAGCGCATACAACACGCCCTGACCTATGGCTACGGCATCGGCACCCATGGCTAAGGCTTTAGCCACATCGGCACCGGTACGCACACCACCTGAAATGATGAGTTGCACCTTACCCTTCATGTTCAGATCTTCCAGCGCATCAACAGCCTGACGCAACGCCGCCAGTGTCGGTATACCAACGTGCTCGATGAAACAGGTCTGGGTAGCCGCAGTGCCGCCCTGCATGCCGTCGACCACGATAACATCGGCACCAGCATGGACTGCCAGTTTGACATCGTGGAATGTGCGCGTGGCACCGACTTTGACGTAGATCGGTTTTTCCCAGTCAGTCATCTCACGCAGTTCCTGTATCTTGATCACCAGATCGTCCGGCCCGGTCCAGTCCGGATGGCGACAGGCGGAACGCTGGTCGATACCTTCCGGCAGAGTACGCATCTTGGCCACGCGAGGTGAAATTTTCTGTCCCAGCAACATGCCGCCACCGCCCGGCTTAGCACCCTGCCCGATCACGATTTCTATCGCATCGGCGCGGCGCACATCGTCCGGGTTAAAACCATAACGCGATGGCAGGCACTGATATACCAGCGTTTTCGACGATTGTCGCTCTTCTGCAGTCATACCACCATCCCCCGTGGTAGTTGAGGTGCCCAGCTCGGTCGCAGCACGACCCAGCGATTCCTTGACGTTGGCCGACAGCGCGCCGAAGCTCATGCCGGCGATGGTGATCGGTATCTCCAGCTCTATCGGCTTACTGGCGAAACGCGTACCGAGTATGGTTTTGGTCGAACATTTTTCGCGGTAGCCTTCCAGCGGATAGCGCGACAATGACGCACCGAGTAAAACCAAGTCATCAAAATTCGGTACAGCGCGCTTGGCACCCATACCACGAATTTCATATAAGCCATGAGTCGCCGCGTTATGAATATAGTCCATGATCTTGCGGTCGTAGCCGGCACTGCCTTCTTTGGCGATATGCTTGAGTATGTGTTCGTTATCGTTCATTTTACGGCTCCTGATTTAATATTCCTGATTAGCGTCGGCGTTCCAGTGATACAGACTTTTAGCCGATGCAACGCGCTTGAATTCATGCGGGTCGTATGTGTAGCCTGCCGCCGCCAGCAATTCACCAACGGCTTGATAGTCGCTCTCAGTCATGTCCTCAATGCGCGCATCTGCACCCAGTGACTTAATCTTGCCACGCACGTAAATCACAGCCTCGTATAGCGAATCACCCAGTGCATCACCCGCATTGCCGCAGATCACCATGCGCCCAGCTTGCGCCATGAAACCGGAAAAACTTCCGACTGACCCACCAACCACAATATCGCCGCCCTTCAGCGAAATACCACAACGCAGCGAGGTATCGCCGTCCACTACCAGCAAGCCGCCGTGGGCGGACGCGCCCGCCGATACTGAGGCAAAGCCCTTAACGTGCACTTTCCCAGACATCATATTCTCCGCTACACCAGTACCGGCATTGCCATGAATAGTGACCTCGCCGTGCTTAAGCATGCCGGCAGCGTAATAACCTGCATGACCTTCAATATCCACAGCGACAGGCGCATTCAGACCAACCGCAATATTGTGTGCGCCATCCGGGTGCAGCACGGTTACCTGTTTGATTCCTTGCGCTACAGCTTCCTTGTGCAGGAAGCGATTGAGATCGCGCAATGGCGTTACCGCCAGATCGAAATTCATGCTGTCCATACGTACATCTCCTCCGGATTGGGTTCGTAAATGTGGGCATTTTTCACATCCGGTAAATGCGCCAGCGAGCGGAATTCGGACGCGATTGCCACGTAGTCGTCAGTCTCAGCGACAATGGCTGGTTTACAGGCAAACGGATCGCGCACTAAAGCCAGTTTATTTTCAGTACCAATCAAAAATGTGTAGAAACCATCCAGCTCTTCGAAACCTTTCTGGATAGCAGTTTCCAGTACATCACCTTCACGCATGCGCCACTCCAGATAACGACAGGCCGCTTCGGTATCATTGTCAGTTTCGAAGTGGATACCTTCCGTTTCCAGCATGCGCCGCAACCCGTACGGATTCGATAGCGAGCCGTTATGCACAAGACAGAAATCCTCGCCTGCCGTAAACGGGTGAGCACGGTCTGGGGTGACAGCTGACTCCGTCGCCATGCGCGTATGCCCTACCGCGTGGCTACCCTGCAAACTGGCGAAGTCATAACGCTGCGCCACTTCGCCGGGTGTACCGATATCCTTGTACAAGTCGATGGCACGGCCACACGACAGCACGTGCAGCACAGGGAAATGTTCCTTAAACCACTGTCTGACAGCTTCCGGCGCCAGCTCGGTGACCAGCACGGCATGGTTGCCGTGGCCTTCACACTTTGCAGGCACACGCAGGTGTGCGAACAGCTGTTGCGCCAACCCTTCCCAGTCAAAGCTAGCCGAGGCGGTATACAGGCTGTATTTATGGCCACTGGCCAACGGCGCGCTGAACACGGCCAGCCCGGCTGAATCAGGGCCACGTTCGGTCATCCCTATCATCATCGGCACCAGCATTTCGCCTAACCGCGCGCGTAACGCCGGGGTCTTGACGAGTAAACCTACAATTCCACACATGACACTCTCCTTGTTTCGGTAGCCGATTAAAAGAACTCGAGATAGCTGTTGATTTCCCACTCGGACACATGGCGCATGTACTCTATCCATTCCATGCGCTTCAGCTTGATGAACTCCTGCGCCACCGGACCTAACGCATCGCAGATGGTGCTGTCCGCTTCCAGCGCTGCTACAGCTTCATGCAGACTTTGCGGTAACACGCCTATGCCTTTGGCGGTCAGTTCTTCAGCGCTCAGGTCATAGAGGTTGATATTCTGCGGGTCGCCCGGATCAAGTTCGCGCGCTATACCGTCCAGACCAGCAGCGATAATAGCGGCGGCGGCCAGATAAGGGTTTGCCGATCCATCTGGCAGGCGTAGCTCGATACGGTCACCAGGGATGCGCACCATGCTGGAACGGTTATTGTCGCCGTAGCTGATATAGGCCGGCGCCCAGGTTGCACCAGTGAGCGAGCGCCCTACTACCAGGCGTTTATAGGAATTGACGGTCGGTGCGCATATCGCGGTAATCGCCGAGGCATGGGCAAGCAAACCGCCCAGGAAATGATAGGCCAGCTTCGACAGCCCAAGCTGGCGCGGATCTGCCGCATCGGCGAACAGATTGCGCTTACCATCAGACAGCGACATATGCATATGCATACCGTTACCGGGACGGTTGG encodes:
- a CDS encoding protein glxC codes for the protein MDSMNFDLAVTPLRDLNRFLHKEAVAQGIKQVTVLHPDGAHNIAVGLNAPVAVDIEGHAGYYAAGMLKHGEVTIHGNAGTGVAENMMSGKVHVKGFASVSAGASAHGGLLVVDGDTSLRCGISLKGGDIVVGGSVGSFSGFMAQAGRMVICGNAGDALGDSLYEAVIYVRGKIKSLGADARIEDMTESDYQAVGELLAAAGYTYDPHEFKRVASAKSLYHWNADANQEY
- a CDS encoding FMN-binding glutamate synthase family protein produces the protein MNDNEHILKHIAKEGSAGYDRKIMDYIHNAATHGLYEIRGMGAKRAVPNFDDLVLLGASLSRYPLEGYREKCSTKTILGTRFASKPIELEIPITIAGMSFGALSANVKESLGRAATELGTSTTTGDGGMTAEERQSSKTLVYQCLPSRYGFNPDDVRRADAIEIVIGQGAKPGGGGMLLGQKISPRVAKMRTLPEGIDQRSACRHPDWTGPDDLVIKIQELREMTDWEKPIYVKVGATRTFHDVKLAVHAGADVIVVDGMQGGTAATQTCFIEHVGIPTLAALRQAVDALEDLNMKGKVQLIISGGVRTGADVAKALAMGADAVAIGQGVLYALGCNHDAYTLDGVVHSACNDYEQLGTAAGYCHHCHTGRCPVGITTQDEQLAQRLMPDLGAKRLKNYLKTLNMELTTLARACGKQNVHHLEREDLAAMTIEAAAMARLPLAGTDWIPGFSQM
- a CDS encoding amidophosphoribosyltransferase, whose translation is MCGIVGLLVKTPALRARLGEMLVPMMIGMTERGPDSAGLAVFSAPLASGHKYSLYTASASFDWEGLAQQLFAHLRVPAKCEGHGNHAVLVTELAPEAVRQWFKEHFPVLHVLSCGRAIDLYKDIGTPGEVAQRYDFASLQGSHAVGHTRMATESAVTPDRAHPFTAGEDFCLVHNGSLSNPYGLRRMLETEGIHFETDNDTEAACRYLEWRMREGDVLETAIQKGFEELDGFYTFLIGTENKLALVRDPFACKPAIVAETDDYVAIASEFRSLAHLPDVKNAHIYEPNPEEMYVWTA